A region from the Zonotrichia leucophrys gambelii isolate GWCS_2022_RI chromosome Z, RI_Zleu_2.0, whole genome shotgun sequence genome encodes:
- the MRPL17 gene encoding large ribosomal subunit protein bL17m, with the protein MRLSVAAAISHGRVYRRLGLSPRSRLDLLRNLVTALVRHERIETPWARADEMRGYAERLIDYAKRGDKDERAMRMADFWLTEKDLIHKLFKVLAPRFQPHAGSYTRLLQIPNRDGLDRAKMAVIELKGNPLPPLVRPRRDSDRTLLNQLLKGYRQDAQRARGTPV; encoded by the exons ATGCGGCTGTCGGTGGCGGCCGCCATCTCGCATGGCCGCGTCTACCGGCGCCTCGGGCTCAGCCCGCGGTCGCGCCTGGACCTGCTGCGGAACCTTGTGACAGCGCTGGTGCGCCATGAGCGCATCGAGACGCCCTGGGCGCGGGCCGACGAGATGCGCGGCTACGCCGAGCGG CTCATCGACTACGCCAAGCGGGGGGACAAGGACGAGCGCGCCATGCGCATGGCGGATTTCTGGCTGACC GAGAAGGACCTCATCCACAAGCTGTTCAAGGTGCTGGCGCCCCGCTTCCAGCCGCACGCCGGCAGCTACACGCGGCTGCTGCAGATCCCCAACCGGGACGGGCTGGACCGCGCTAAGATGGCGGTGATCGAGCTGAAGGGGAACCCGCTGCCGCCGCTCGTCCGCCCGCGCCGCGACTCCGACAGGACCCTGCTGAACCAGCTGCTCAAGGGGTACCGGCAGGACGCGCAGCGGGCCCGCGGCACCCCCGTCTAG